A stretch of Suncus etruscus isolate mSunEtr1 chromosome 9, mSunEtr1.pri.cur, whole genome shotgun sequence DNA encodes these proteins:
- the LOC126018249 gene encoding olfactory receptor 52H1, with the protein MFNQSSYNPGTFILVGIPGLEKFHVWIGIPFFIIYIVAVVGNCILLYLIAVERSLHEPMFFFLSMLAMTDLILSTAGVPKTLSIFWLEDRAITFPGCLTQMFFLHYSFVLDSAILMAMAFDRYVAICSPLRYTTILTPKTIIKIVVGISFRSFCIILPDVFLLTRLPFCKTRIIPHTYCEHIGVARLACADISINIWYGFCVPIMTVISDVVLIAVSYTLILCAVFRLPSRDARQKALGTCGSHVCVILMFYTPAFFSILAHRFGHNVSRTFHIMFANLYIVIPPALNPIVYGVKTKQIRDKVILLFSTKVSE; encoded by the coding sequence ATGTTCAACCAGAGCAGCTACAACCCAGGGACCTTTATTTTGGTTGGAATCCCAGGCTTGGAGAAATTCCATGTGTGGATCGGAATTCCCTTCTTTATCATTTACATAGTGGCTGTTGTGGGAAATTGCATCCTTCTCTACCTTATCGCAGTGGAACGGAGCCTTCATGAacccatgtttttctttctctccatgctAGCCATGACTGACCTAATTTTGTCCACTGCAGGTGTTCCTAAAACACTGAGTATCTTTTGGCTTGAGGATAGAGCAATCACATTCCCAGGGTGCCTTACACAAATGTTCTTCCTTCATTATAGTTTTGTCTTGGATTCAGCTATTCTGATGGCAATGGCCTTTGATCGCTATGTGGCCATCTGTTCTCCCTTGAGATACACAACTATCTTGACCCCCAAGACCATCATCAAGATTGTTGTGGGTATCTCTTTTCGGAGTTTTTGCATCATCCTGCCAGATGTTTTCTTGCTCACACGCCTACCTTTTTGCAAGACACGCATCATTCCCCACACATACTGTGAACACATAGGTGTTGCCCGACTTGCTTGTGCTGACATCTCCATCAACATTTGGTATGGCTTTTGTGTTCCTATCATGACAGTCATCTCAGATGTGGTTCTCATTGCGGTCTCTTACACTCTTATCCTCTGTGCTGTTTTTCGTCTGCCCTCCCGAGATGCCCGCCAAAAGGCCTTGGGCACCTGTGGTTCCCATGTCTGTGTTATCCTCATGTTTTATACACCTGCCTTTTTCTCCATCCTTGCTCATCGTTTTGGACACAATGTTTCACGCACTTTCCACATCATGTTTGCTAACCTCTATATTGTTATCCCACCTGCACTCAACCCCATTGTATATGGAGTGAAGACTAAGCAGATCAGAGATAAAGTCATACTCCTGTTTTCTACCAAGGTTTCAGAATAA